Genomic window (Candidatus Bathyarchaeota archaeon):
GGTTGCAAAAACTGCTCGTTCAGGCATATCAGGGATATCTTTTTAATCGCATCTTAAGTCGCCGAATAAAGCTGGGGTTAGCTCTTAACCGCGTAGAAATAGGAGACTTTGTCCTGCGGCTTGATGCTCAGGGACTTCCCTCCTATTCTGTAAAGGTTACTGGTCAAAATCAGGAGGAAATAAACAAGCAAATCGCTTTGGGGAAAATGCGTTTAGGTATCCCCATCATAGGTTATAATAATGTTCTTTCAGACGGAATCCAAGGGGAAATTGAACGGAAAATCTTGGCTGAAGAGCAGATTAGTCCTGAGGATTTCTATAATAGATCTGTGCCTGAAATAAGTGTGCCATCTGAGCTGAGGATGGCATTGGTTCCTATTGAAGGTTTTATGCCTATAGCAGTTTCCGACGATGAATTGAATGCTGGTAGATACAAAGTTGGTTTTGGCTTTGAATTATTAAGAGGTGCTTATGCCACTGTTGTTATGCGCGAATTCATGAAGTGTAAGGATCCAGTTAAGGCAGGTTATTAAATCGATTCTAATAGGGGGAATGTGTTCAAAAGGACGAGGGGCGAGTTTACAATTTTAACAATTTGTTCTATTAGATTGATTCTAATTCCGCTTTTATCATACGTGTGGCGAGTCTGACGGATTCCTTGCTGTTATGTCTTGGTTTCCATCCTAATGATTTAATTTTGTCAATTGCGAGAAACGAATGTTTAACATCACCTTTCCAGCCTCGTCCGCCATTTACTCCTCCAGTAAATTTGAGTTTAACATTCTTCAAGCCAAGTTCGTCTATTACGATCTTCGCCACCTCTCTGACGCTAATTCTATCCTCGGAACCTATATTAAATAACTCAAATCGGTTATGTAAATGCTCTAAGCCGAAAAGTAAACCTTCAACACAATCATCGACTAGTAAAAATGACTTCGTTTGCGTTCCATCTCCCAGAACTTCTAACTCTCGTGGGTTAGCTCTCAATTTTTGAATAAAGTCATAAATTACGCCGTGCTTGCTTCTTGATCCTACAATATTCGCAAATCGATAGACCACTGCTTGCATGTCAAAGGTGTGACAGTAAGAGTATATGAGGCTCTCGCCTGCTAGTTTAGATGCGCCGTACAGGGAAATTGGCATCAGTGGGCCGTAATTCTCAGTGGTCGGTAATGATGTTGCGTCGCCGTAAACAGCAGAACTGGAGGTGAATACAATTGTTTTTGCCTCCTTGCTTTTTCTCATCGCTTCCAACAAGTTATATGTAGCCACGATGTTTTGCTCAAAGTGTATGCGTGGGTCTTCGATGCCTAGCCTAACCTCTGGGTTTGCAGCCAAGTGAAAAACAAGCTCACAGGGATTTACGGCTTTTTCTATCTCCTTCGCCTTTAAAAGATCTCCCACGATTAGGGTGAAGTTTGGATTATGAAGCCATTTTTTTATGTTTTTTCGTTCACCAACACTTAAGTTATCAAAAACAACAACGCTTGCACCAGATGCCATCAAAAAATCGACTATATAGCTCCCTATGAAACCGGCGCCACCTGTAACTAAAATTTTTTTGCCTTTGTATTTCATTTCTCTCACATGTGTTAAATTGTATGTGCGGCTGAGTTTTCTGTGTTTAGGATAAAGCTTTAAGGAGTTAACCTAAATCGGTCTCTAGGGAACAAGACGACTTCACGAATATTTTCCTTACCCGTTATTACCATGAGCAGCCTAGCCAACCCCAGTCCCCAGCCTGCATGTGGGGGCATGCCGTAATCAAATGTTTTTAAGTGGTATTCAAACATCTTTGGATCAAGACCCTGTTGCTTCAGTCTTTTTATAATGGTTTTCTTGTCGTGGATCCGCGTGCCACCGGATGCAACCTCAATCCAGCTATACATTAAATCAAATGCTTCGCAGAGTTTCGGAGCATTATCGCGGGGTTTAATGTAGAATGGTTTGGATTTCGTTGGCCAATCGGTAATGAAATAAAAGTGGGGGTGAATTTCTCCAAGCGTTCGGAAAGCCGGTGTTGGAATATCTTCTCCCCACGGAATTTGAATCCCCTTCTCTTTTAATTCATTAACAATTTGATCGTAGGTATATCTTGGAAGGGGCAATTTTAAGCTGGGAGGACTGTGATTAAGGGTTTTCAACTCATCCTTACACTCGTTTTTAACAACTCGAAAGACATGGAGAAGCATATCTTCCAATAGCCGCATCACATCAGTGGCATCAACAAAGGCTTCTTCCACATCGACGGATATGAATTCGCTAATGTGTCTAGTCGTATGCGACTCTTCAGCTCTAAAGAAGGGAGCGATTTCATAGACTTTTTCGAAATCACTGACAAGTCCTTCCTTGTATAATTGGGGACTTTGAGCGAGAAATGCTTCCCGTTCGAAATAGGCAATCGGGAAAAGTGCAGCCCCTCCTTCAGTTGCGGATGAAATTATCTTTGGAGTGTGAACTTCAAGGAATCCACGACATGAAAGGAACTTCCTAATTTCCCTATTTACGACATGTTGTATCCGGAAAATCGCTTGGCACTCCGGTCTTCGAAGATCTAGTATTCTCGAATTTAGGCGGACATCTATGTCAGCTGGAGTTCGACCTGTCGGGTCTAATGGTAAAGGATGTTGAACTGTATTGAGGATTTTAATTTCTTTTGGAATGATTTCGGCGTTACGAGGAGCTTTTTCCATTTTCTTAACAATACCTCGTACACCTATGACAAATTGTTTCTGTAGTAAATCGGCTTTCGCTAGCACTGCATCACTTGCAACGTTACGAGGAATTGTGACTTGAACTATTCCTTCCTTATCCCTGAGTACGATAAATCGAATCCCCCCGAGGTCACGAATTTCTTCAACCCAACCGAAAACAGTTACCTCTTGTTTATCGATTTCCGGTTTGATCTCGCTTGAATAATGTGTTCGACGCCAGTTTTCTAAGGCATCAATTCGCAAGGATTTCACCTTGCTCTTGCGGTTTCAGACTCAATTCGCAGGGTTATACCACGAATTTTTCTTGCCAATTCCTTTAAAGTTTCAACGCTGGCTGGTAATCTCTTAAGGTCTCGCTCAGGTAGTATAACTCGCGTTTCAGTGCTTCCATCGGGTAGCCAAATCGTGTTTATTGTTACAATCGATGCGGGAGCGAAAATGTCCTCTAAAAACTTCCGGAGATCGCATTTGTAATCTAGGATACGAACCTTCTTTCCGGTTTCATCTCCAATTGCACGGAGGATTTTTCCTCCCAGACTTAAAATTCGCGAGACATCGTTACGATCAACTAAAAGGGTGAGAATATTTCCAGCTTCAACTGCACGATATAGATAGACGTCTTGGAGTGCTGGAAATTTTTCCTCTAACTTGAGAAGCAATTTAGCTATTTTAATGTCTAGTTCAGTTATTTCACCCGCTCGTACTTTTTCCTCACATTTTGGGCAAAGTATCCCACTCTTTAGGCAGAAGTTGCATAGTGGCGACTTCACTTGGTTTCCTCCCAAAAATTAGGGAGGATGGGAGAGCAGGCTAATTAAGTTGAATGGAACTACTTCATTAGGTGGTTTCAATTGCATTGACATTTTGAAAGCGCTTTCATATTATCAATTTTTGGCCAACTGAGACTGGGTTTATTTCTTCTCATCCATTGCTTCCTTCTACGGTTCTTCGCTCACCCATTCTCGGCTTCCTACTCCTAGTTAATCTTGAAATAAATATGTTGTGGTGAATCGGAAACGAAAGTATTTTATCTTCTTCTTTACGTATGTAAAAAAACATTTAACAAATCATGAGGCATCTTCCATGCCCCAAGAAATTATTTCAGGTCGACCTTTACGTATTTTACATATGCTCTATGAGCGGAGTAGATCTATGACTACTTTTTCGGTCCAAACAAGACAAAGCGAACTGGCTAAAGAGCTTGGAATTACCCGTCAAGCTTTAAACGTGCACTTAAGGAAACTTCGAGATGAAAACTATATACGAACTGGTAGGGGCTTCATTGATATCACTGAAAAGGGTTTGCGCGTGCTTGGGCTATCAGCAAATCCGACTTTCGTCTTCGTTAAAGTTTCACCGAGGAAACGGTCAGACGCTTATAGTACAATCTGCAAATTACCCATTCAGCGGGTTTTTCGTGTTGCCGGAGATATGGATGTTGTAATAATCGTTGATCGTGACAAGTTGGACGAAGTTCTCCAGCAGATTTCCCAAATTGAAGGTGTAGAGGACACACGTTCGTATATGACCATAGAAGCAATCAAGTGACAAAGTTGCTCTTTCAAATGTTAGGCAAGCCGCACTTATTTTCAATGTTGGATGATTCGGGGTCACACTTAAATCGAAATGAACAAGCCACTAACTAGTGGAGTGGGGTTTTCTTGCGATTATTAGAGTATGAAGCGAAAGCCATCTTTTCTCGTTATGGAATACCAGTACCGAGGGGAAGAGTTGCTTCAACTCCTGCCGGCGCAAGACGGGTTGCAGAACTACTCCGTAAACCTGTTGTTGTGAAAGCTCAAGTGGCAATTGCAGGTCGAGGAAGGGCTGGCGGAATCAAGTTTGCAGCCACTCCTGATGAAGCAGAAGCCGCCGCGGCTAGCCTTATTGGCAGAGAACTTAAGGGTTTCAAAGTTAGGCGTGTCCTCGTTGAAGAACAGCTTAAAATCGCAAATGAACTGTTTCTTGGAGTTACAGTCGACAGAGTCGCTAAAAGTTATGTGATGTTAGCATCTCCAGTAGGTGGGGTTGAGGTCGAAGAAATTGCATCAAAAAGTCCAGAGAAAATTATTAAGCTTCCAATTGATCCGCTGCTTGGGCTTCGTCCACATAAGACTAGAGAGATTGCGGAAATGCTGGGATATCGGCGTGAAAAACTACTTTCTTTAGCTGATTTGGCACTACGGCTTTTTCATGTTGCATCCTCTTACGATGTTGAATTAGCTGAGGCAAACCCATTAGCAGAGGTGGCTGAAGGAACTTTTTGTGCGGCTGATGCTCGTATGATCATCGATGACAACGCATTGTATCGCCATCCGGAGCTTGAGAAAAGACGACCAAGGGCTGAAGCAGATCTGACTCCACGTGAAATTAAAGCTTCTGAGAAGGGGCTTTCCTATGTTGAGCTTGATGGAAACATCGGGGTTATTGGAAATGGGGCAGGCTTAGTTATGGCAACTCTTGACCTAATTAGGCTGAAGGGCGGAAAACCTGCGAATTTTTTGGATGTTGGAGGGGGAGCATCCGCCGAGAAGATTAATGCGGCGTTAAATATCGTTCTCTCAAACCCTAATGTCAAAGTTGTGTTCATTAACATTTTGGGGGGCGTTACCAAGTGTGATGAAGTTGCCACTGGTATCGTTAGGGCGCTTCAAGCTAAGCCCCGTCGAAGGCCGATAATCATTAGACTGACTGGGACACATGAGGCAGAAGGAATAAAGATTTTACAGGAAGCGGGGTTACAAGTGTTGAGGACTATGGAAGATGCAGCTCAAAGGGCGGTTGAAATCGCCACTTAGTGAGGTGTTATTTTGGGGATCCTTGTTAACAAAGAAACCAAGGTTATTGTTCAAGGTATTACTGGAACGCAGGGAAGTTTTCATACGAAGCTCATGCTAGATTATGGGACAAAGATTGTGGCTGGCGTTACACCAGGCAAAGGCGGAACCGTGGTGCATAACGTTCCAGTCTATGATACCGTTAATAAAGCACAGAGTATGCATCAAGCAGATGCCTCAGTTATCTTTGTTCCAGCTCAATTCGCAAAAGATGCTGCTTTTGAAGCGATCGATGCAGGGATAAAATTGCTTGTAATTTTAACGGAGCACATTCCAATTCGCGACTCAATGGAAATTATGGCTAAGGCAAAGATGGAAAAAACGATTGTTATTGGCCCAAACTCTACAGGTATAATTACCCCTGGCGAATGCAAACTTGGCTTCATGCCTGCGCATATCTTTAAACCT
Coding sequences:
- a CDS encoding GDP-mannose 4,6-dehydratase, with the translated sequence MKYKGKKILVTGGAGFIGSYIVDFLMASGASVVVFDNLSVGERKNIKKWLHNPNFTLIVGDLLKAKEIEKAVNPCELVFHLAANPEVRLGIEDPRIHFEQNIVATYNLLEAMRKSKEAKTIVFTSSSAVYGDATSLPTTENYGPLMPISLYGASKLAGESLIYSYCHTFDMQAVVYRFANIVGSRSKHGVIYDFIQKLRANPRELEVLGDGTQTKSFLLVDDCVEGLLFGLEHLHNRFELFNIGSEDRISVREVAKIVIDELGLKNVKLKFTGGVNGGRGWKGDVKHSFLAIDKIKSLGWKPRHNSKESVRLATRMIKAELESI
- the aspS gene encoding aspartate--tRNA(Asn) ligase: MDALENWRRTHYSSEIKPEIDKQEVTVFGWVEEIRDLGGIRFIVLRDKEGIVQVTIPRNVASDAVLAKADLLQKQFVIGVRGIVKKMEKAPRNAEIIPKEIKILNTVQHPLPLDPTGRTPADIDVRLNSRILDLRRPECQAIFRIQHVVNREIRKFLSCRGFLEVHTPKIISSATEGGAALFPIAYFEREAFLAQSPQLYKEGLVSDFEKVYEIAPFFRAEESHTTRHISEFISVDVEEAFVDATDVMRLLEDMLLHVFRVVKNECKDELKTLNHSPPSLKLPLPRYTYDQIVNELKEKGIQIPWGEDIPTPAFRTLGEIHPHFYFITDWPTKSKPFYIKPRDNAPKLCEAFDLMYSWIEVASGGTRIHDKKTIIKRLKQQGLDPKMFEYHLKTFDYGMPPHAGWGLGLARLLMVITGKENIREVVLFPRDRFRLTP
- a CDS encoding Lrp/AsnC family transcriptional regulator; translated protein: MPQEIISGRPLRILHMLYERSRSMTTFSVQTRQSELAKELGITRQALNVHLRKLRDENYIRTGRGFIDITEKGLRVLGLSANPTFVFVKVSPRKRSDAYSTICKLPIQRVFRVAGDMDVVIIVDRDKLDEVLQQISQIEGVEDTRSYMTIEAIK
- the sucC gene encoding ADP-forming succinate--CoA ligase subunit beta; this translates as MRLLEYEAKAIFSRYGIPVPRGRVASTPAGARRVAELLRKPVVVKAQVAIAGRGRAGGIKFAATPDEAEAAAASLIGRELKGFKVRRVLVEEQLKIANELFLGVTVDRVAKSYVMLASPVGGVEVEEIASKSPEKIIKLPIDPLLGLRPHKTREIAEMLGYRREKLLSLADLALRLFHVASSYDVELAEANPLAEVAEGTFCAADARMIIDDNALYRHPELEKRRPRAEADLTPREIKASEKGLSYVELDGNIGVIGNGAGLVMATLDLIRLKGGKPANFLDVGGGASAEKINAALNIVLSNPNVKVVFINILGGVTKCDEVATGIVRALQAKPRRRPIIIRLTGTHEAEGIKILQEAGLQVLRTMEDAAQRAVEIAT